The sequence aaatatataatagttATAAAAACTATAGCcatatagataaaaatataaaaatagtagcatttcaaaatattattgttGAGTTTTTTTGAATTAATCAGTCGTTACTCTGATGGACAGATAAAGCAAGTAGATTGTTGGTTACCACCCGCAACAAGATTATTACAAAGTATGATCAATACGTCCACAAGATGAGTCTCTTAGACTCCAAAAAAAGCTGGGAATTGTTGTTGAAGAAGGCATTCATTGGCAGCACAATTGGCAAATGTCCAGAAGAATTCAAGAGTGTGGGCAcacaaatcttgcaaaaatGTGATGGTCTACCATTAGCTATCAGCGTGGTAGGAGGCTTACTCATGGAAACACAAACCAAGAGTGGATGGGAACAAGTTCTTAACCAATTAAACTCTTATTTGGGAGGGACTGAAAGCGGCGTATCAGCAATTTTGGAGTTGAGTTATCAGAATTTATCTCCCCAATTGAAATCATGCTTCTTGTGCCTAGCTTTTTTCAAAGAAGACTTTACTATCCCAGCAAAAAGGCTAGTAAACTTATGGGATGCACAAGGCTTGATCCAACATGAAGGAAGTAGAAGTATTGATGAGATAGGAAGAGGTTATTTAAATGAGCTGATCAATCGAAGCATGGTTCAAATTCAAGATCTACTCGTCACTGATCAAGTCATAAGTTGTCACATCCATGATCTTGTCCGTGACGTTTGCTTAAGAAAAGCAAAGGAGGAAATAGGTCTGGAGATAGTAAAGGGGGATGGAGGGATGTCATCAGAATCATCCAATAAGCCTCGCCATCGTGTTGTCTATGTCAAAAATCTTGAGACTTCCTCGTCGAATCAAAATAAGCATGTACGCTCTCTTTTCCTACTTAACGTCCATGATGATTCCGAATATATAACCACTCCATCTCATTACTGGAAGGGCTATCAACTCCTTAAGACAGTCGAGCTTGACGCCATTGCCTTCAAAAGATTTCCTAACTCTTTTCGGTTATTGATTGGATTGAAGTGCTTGAGAATGTACACAAATTATAGAGCCGACATAAAACTCCCAGACTGGTTTGATCATCTTAGAAACCTCGAGGTTGTTGACATGGAATCGTGTCGGGTATATTTTCCAAGACTAGTTTCATTGAAAATGGACAATCTACGTTACTTCATCAGCGCAGGTATTCGCGGTGGACCGACAAATAAAAACATGTGgaataaaaatattgagtgtTTGACAGGAATAAGTCTCAAGGATTGGATGAAGTCAACTCTAACGAGTAGTTGCCATCTTCGTGAATTAGGCATACGGTTAGGATGGATAGAGCGTGAAGAGTTGATCAAAGCGAGAGCGTCATTGGAGAAGATGCAGAATCTTGTCATACTTCACTTAATATGGCCGTATGATTATGCTACTGACATAGCATTAGCTGTGCCGCAGCTCGCCAATCTCACCGAACTTAAACTGTATGGTGAGATGTCCAAATGTCCAACTGCGAGTATGTTCCCTCCAAATCTTTCTCACCTCACGTTGACGCATTCCTTCTTACGTGATGATCCAATGGCAGAGCTGGGTAAGCTTCCAAAGCTGCTCTTTCTCAAGATACAGATTGATGCTTACAAAGGTGAAACGATGCGAGTTTTGTGCGACGGGTTCCCCAGCCTCGAAGCCCTGGCTTTTCAAGATTTGGATGTGAAGAGCGTCTTCATAGAAGAAGGTGGAATGCCGAAGCTCAAACATCTCCGAATCCGTGTATGCCCCGATCTGAAGACTGGGAATCTACCGCAACACATCAACATATTTACTCAATAAACTGATCAAGTTTACTTTACTCATCTTCTGTTATTCTTGTGTCTATGTGTAATAAGAAATGGAGTGTCTTGTGCTTGTTGAAACATTAATTTGTGTTCTACACTTTTGCACATTGATTaaggaaattttatttttcccaaATTAACCTTAACGCATGGTAATTGATTTTCAATTAATCACCCATTATTTTAAGAgcaaatatcactttaaaccccaaactattttccCACTATCAATTATCATGAACTATTGTGGTATAATCATGTCGTTTTATATCatcctttgaatttttaatgagtGATGCATATAATCATgtcgttttatataatatagatcAAAAAAAGGACGATTCTAAATATATTATGGTATCCGGTGAACCACGTCAAATTTTTGAAGctaaaaaaatgaacgaatggtACAAATACAAAgttgatagttcaaggtttaaaaaattattttccataGTTCGGGatatacactacaagaaaacagaCCTATTGCAACATACACGCATGCGACATTAGATGTATGTGTTGTAACATTACCACACTTATGCTTTTAGTGTCGTATATTTACGTCAATTCTGCGTCATCTAAATATCGTGTCATATTTTCGTGACACATATGCGACCCTTGTTTTTATATCTCAAAATTGTGACATTTTATTTGCGACACCTCAATAAAATGTCATAATTATACCACATATTTACAATTGTGTTGCATTAATGTCGTATATTAACGTCAATTGTGCGTCATCTAAAGATTATGTTGCAATTGAGTGACACATATGCGACATTCGTTTGTATGTCTCAAAATTACGACAATTTATTTGCGACACCTTCATTAAATGTCATAATTATACCACATATATAGAATAGCGTTgcattagtgtcatatatttACGTCAATTTTGTGTCATCTAAATATTATACCATATTTTAATGACAGAAATGTGGCACTCATTTTTATGTATCAAAATTGTGATAATTTATTTCACAAATAAAAATTGTGATGCTAGCAATGTATCATGTATCAATCCTTGCATGCTTCATGTGATTTAGAGCACGAACACTTTATCTTAGTCTCTTCTGACTTGTTTGTGTATGCAAAATTAAGGAAGTGTTCCAAACCTCGCTTAAATGCATCATTATTCACACGATCATCAATGAAAATTCAAGATTTATCCATCTAGTTATTCATATAAAGCATAGTTATtcatcataaataattaaagctCTTCAAAGAtacacatattaaaaaaaagtaacaaATCAATAGCAgatacatatataaattttgaCATTATGATGCATGACCTTAAATTAAACTTTACGTCCTATATTTTTTACATTGTACAACAGAGAGGTGTCATCTATACTGTTGGATTGATAGATACTCATAGGCGATATTATTTGTATGAATGTTTGTCAGATTCTATTCTCATATGATTCTATTTCACAACTAATTGAATTTCATAACTGCATTGAATTGGAACCTATATTAATTGCATAATTCCATTGGTTCTATTCTCATATGATTCTATTTCACTACAAGAATTGGTATCATCTCATCTGATTCTATTTCTCTATCCACAATACCACAATagataaatcaaaataaaagaaaaaaataatcgatcatgaaaagaaaataattaaccTACCTGAAGTCGCAAGCGCTGTACAAAATCGGTCCTGGGAGGAGACAGAGATGGTGCGGCGCTGTTCTGGGTGGTCCGGTGGAGGAGGAGGACAAAGATGGAGGCGCCTGTACTTTGGGGTAAATTGACGAAGACAATGTTTCGTTTATATACTTTATGGAGGAGtatgtgttattttattttaaaacattaTGTGATAAATTAACTTAGAGTGACGAGAAACAAATTGATTTAATGGAGCGGTTGGTACAACTTTTGGTAGTAAATACTTGAGGTTTAGTGTTCGATTCTTAGCCAAACaccttttttctcattttttcaaatgtacactttatttttttattttt comes from Salvia miltiorrhiza cultivar Shanhuang (shh) chromosome 3, IMPLAD_Smil_shh, whole genome shotgun sequence and encodes:
- the LOC131017536 gene encoding probable disease resistance protein RF9; this translates as MLHKQLEGKSYFIVLDDVWEKEHLESLITAFPDQQDKASRLLVTTRNKIITKYDQYVHKMSLLDSKKSWELLLKKAFIGSTIGKCPEEFKSVGTQILQKCDGLPLAISVVGGLLMETQTKSGWEQVLNQLNSYLGGTESGVSAILELSYQNLSPQLKSCFLCLAFFKEDFTIPAKRLVNLWDAQGLIQHEGSRSIDEIGRGYLNELINRSMVQIQDLLVTDQVISCHIHDLVRDVCLRKAKEEIGLEIVKGDGGMSSESSNKPRHRVVYVKNLETSSSNQNKHVRSLFLLNVHDDSEYITTPSHYWKGYQLLKTVELDAIAFKRFPNSFRLLIGLKCLRMYTNYRADIKLPDWFDHLRNLEVVDMESCRVYFPRLVSLKMDNLRYFISAGIRGGPTNKNMWNKNIECLTGISLKDWMKSTLTSSCHLRELGIRLGWIEREELIKARASLEKMQNLVILHLIWPYDYATDIALAVPQLANLTELKLYGEMSKCPTASMFPPNLSHLTLTHSFLRDDPMAELGKLPKLLFLKIQIDAYKGETMRVLCDGFPSLEALAFQDLDVKSVFIEEGGMPKLKHLRIRVCPDLKTGNLPQHINIFTQ